A single Argentina anserina chromosome 7, drPotAnse1.1, whole genome shotgun sequence DNA region contains:
- the LOC126803450 gene encoding uncharacterized protein LOC126803450 yields the protein MSSPSRPEFGLLDLEGKEYHRWVSDMELAFESRGIEGMFADPPADFPPMAKTQTLIFMRRHIHATLKRQYLNVKDPKELWDKLRLRYNNVHDKLLPELTVRWDNIRLLDYKRVDDFNQDMLCLQSDLGTVGVIKTDLDLLNKTLDTFPINYEVQAHTYRTHVEEGKIRSFADLMALLAKKERHFEILLNNNNRPVGTKRISTPQSNYGKAPKQKNQSRNAPYQHQNNNSRGGRQQGRSRPRSNTWTRDDERDRAL from the exons atgtcatcgccatctcgaccggaatttggccttcttgatctagaaggaaaggaataccaccgctgggtttccgacatggaactcgctttcgagagccgagggattgaaggcatgtttgccgaccctcctgctgatttcccacccatggctaagactcagactctcatcttcatgagacgtcacatccatgcaactcttaagaggcaatacttgaacgtaaaagatcctaaagaattatgggacaaactacgcttgcggtacaacaacgttcatgataagcttcttcctgaattgaccgttagatgggataacatccgtctattggactataagagagtggatgatttcaatcaggatatgctatgcttgcaatccgatcttggcaccgttggtgtcatcaagaccgacctagatcttctcaataagacattggacacgtttccaatcaactatgaggttcaagctcatacgtaccgcactcatgtagaggaagggaagatccggtcttttgccgacttaatggcactcttggctaagaaggagagacattttgaaattctcctcaacaacaacaatagacctgttggcactaaaagaatttctacgccacagtctaactatgggaaagctcctaaacaaaagaatcaatcaaggaacgctccatatcagcaccaaaataacaactctcgtggtgggaggcaacaaggccgatctcggcctcggtccaatacttggacccgtgatg atgaacgagatcgtgcgctATAA